One part of the Methanosphaera cuniculi genome encodes these proteins:
- a CDS encoding M48 metallopeptidase family protein yields MKVKIKDITITCTAIYRKVKYIRFELTYDHLNLIIPEKTTQSIEDIIKIKENYLYKKIKQYQQLESNTTNLELNTLSDVNLRKLVDKFIKIYEKKLNVSVNRLQYRQTKYKWGSCSIRGNITLSYDLKYLPEKLIKYIVYHELTHLIVLKHNTEFFNIIKKEFPDYISLDEELKLYEFNIFKTKKRGEY; encoded by the coding sequence ATGAAAGTAAAAATAAAAGATATTACAATTACATGTACAGCGATATATCGTAAAGTAAAATATATTCGCTTTGAACTTACATATGATCATTTAAATCTCATAATACCAGAGAAAACAACACAAAGTATTGAAGATATAATAAAAATAAAAGAAAACTATCTTTATAAGAAAATTAAACAATACCAACAGCTAGAATCAAATACAACGAATCTAGAACTTAACACATTATCTGATGTAAATCTTAGAAAACTTGTAGATAAATTTATTAAAATATATGAAAAAAAGCTTAATGTATCTGTTAATCGTCTTCAATATAGACAAACTAAGTATAAATGGGGAAGTTGTTCAATACGAGGAAATATTACACTTTCATATGATTTAAAGTATTTACCAGAAAAACTAATTAAGTATATTGTTTATCATGAACTTACGCATTTAATAGTACTTAAGCATAATACTGAATTTTTTAATATTATAAAAAAGGAGTTTCCAGACTATATTAGTCTTGATGAGGAGCTTAAGTTATATGAATTTAACATATTTAAAACCAAAAAAAGAGGAGAATATTAA
- the frhB gene encoding coenzyme F420 hydrogenase subunit beta: MNITNDPILGSYEEIITVRAVDKKVLKKSQDGGIVTTLLSFALEDGMIDGTIVAAPSDDPWKPEPLVATTKKEILKGAGTKYTMCPNVSLLKEATREYGLEKIGTIGTPCQIMGIRKLQSYPMGFRNVSENIALVLGIYCMENFPYESIRTFVEDTVGVPLSKVTKLDISKGKLFITYTDGEGSIPLKKTHGFEQTGCNYCLDYLGELSDASCGSVGAKPGWSTIFKRTNKGKTLVDRAIEEGEIEVTETNPGKFGIEMLEKLSKQKKTKNQKNIDKKLDLGLNIPFKHSRDKTDVYENR, encoded by the coding sequence TTGAATATAACAAACGATCCAATACTCGGATCTTACGAAGAAATTATAACTGTACGTGCAGTAGATAAAAAAGTACTTAAAAAATCACAAGATGGAGGAATTGTAACAACACTTCTATCTTTTGCATTAGAAGATGGAATGATTGATGGAACAATTGTAGCAGCACCAAGTGATGATCCATGGAAACCAGAACCACTAGTTGCAACAACAAAAAAAGAAATACTTAAAGGAGCTGGAACAAAATACACCATGTGTCCTAATGTATCACTTCTAAAAGAAGCAACTCGTGAATATGGACTTGAAAAAATAGGAACTATAGGAACACCTTGTCAAATAATGGGAATACGAAAACTACAATCATACCCAATGGGATTTAGAAATGTGTCTGAAAATATTGCACTTGTTCTTGGTATATATTGTATGGAAAACTTCCCATATGAATCAATAAGAACATTTGTAGAAGATACAGTAGGAGTACCATTATCTAAAGTAACAAAACTTGATATATCAAAAGGAAAACTTTTCATCACATATACTGATGGTGAAGGTTCAATACCACTTAAAAAAACACATGGATTTGAACAAACAGGATGTAACTACTGTCTTGACTATTTAGGTGAACTTTCTGATGCATCATGTGGTTCTGTAGGTGCAAAACCAGGATGGTCAACAATCTTTAAAAGAACAAACAAAGGTAAAACACTAGTAGACCGAGCAATAGAAGAAGGAGAAATTGAAGTAACAGAAACTAATCCTGGAAAATTTGGAATTGAAATGCTTGAAAAACTTTCAAAACAAAAGAAAACTAAAAATCAGAAAAATATTGATAAAAAATTAGATCTTGGATTAAATATTCCATTTAAACATTCACGTGATAAAACAGATGTTTATGAAAACCGATAA